Proteins co-encoded in one Vitis riparia cultivar Riparia Gloire de Montpellier isolate 1030 unplaced genomic scaffold, EGFV_Vit.rip_1.0 scaffold447_pilon_pilon, whole genome shotgun sequence genomic window:
- the LOC117909862 gene encoding protein trichome birefringence-like 5: MVDNGGVVSMLENCDLYMGTWMKDEEYPIYSLSSCPYVDEAFSCQGLPDKSRMYEIHGHQITKGKGYFVFNFTDHNCTVEFVRSHFLVREGTRINEQEPTTSLSDLVTVQAPNLTT; encoded by the exons ATGGTTGATAATGGCGGTGTTGTCTCAATGTTGGAAAATTGTGATTTATATATGGGAACATGGATGAAGGATGAAGAATATCCAATTTACAGCCTGAGTTCTTGCCCATATGTTGATGAGGCCTTTAGCTGCCAAG GATTGCCTGATAAGAGTAGAATGTATGAGATCCATGGCCACCAGATAACCAAGGGAAAAGGCTACTTTGTCTTTAACTTTACGGACCATAACTGTACAGTTGAGTTTGTGAGGTCACACTTCCTTGTGAGGGAAGGAACCCGCATCAATGAGCAGGAACCCACAACGTCATTGTCTGATCTGGTGACTGTTCAAGCTCCCAATCTCACTACATGA